GGAGCACTCCGCGAACATCTCGGCCTCGACCGTGGCCACCATTTCACGCAGCTCTACTGGATCGAAGGGAAGGCCACGGGCTGACGCCACGGGCACCGCACATGAAGAACATCAGCACTCGCCTCCTGCTCACCTGCGCCGCGATCGGCGTGGCGTGCGGCATCGTCCTTCTGCCGATCTTCGGCATCTTCTCCAGCGCCGCGATCGCCGCTGCTCCCCTGCTGTACACCGTGCTCCTGGGCTTCTGGTTCTTCGGCGGCGTGCTCATGCAGTCGATCACGCACCGACCGGGCATGGCGCTGCTGACCTCGGTCATCGCCGGGCTCGTGATCGGGCCGTTCACGCCGTACGGCTTCTCGACCGTGTTGTCGACCGCGACGGTCGGGCTCTGCCAGGAGCTGCCGTTCCTCGCGACGCTCTACCGCCGTTGGCCGGCGTGGCTGTTCTACGTCTCGAACGGGGTCATCGGGCTGGCGTACGCCTTTCCCGCACAGGCGATCTTCGCAAGCGACACCCCGGATACCGTGCGGTTCGCCGTGTACCCCCTCGCCGCGGCGAGCGCCGTCGCGACGACCTGGGTCGCGCGGGTCGTCGCGAAACGTCTGGATCGCACCGGCGTGACGCGCGGGCTCATGAGCCCGGCGCCGCAGCGCGTCCGTGCTGCGCGGGTTGGGGCTGGGCTGTAAGGGGCTGGGCTGTAGGCGGGGCCAGGCAGGCGACTATCGGAGGTAGGCGAATACTCCCACGGAGGCCGAAGCCGCCGGAAGCCGCCTACCCCCGGTCGATCGCCTACGCTCAGCATGCCCGCGGGTCAGATCTCTGGATGCCGTGACCGGAATACTGGCACACTGGGGCGCGGAGAGGGGTTCCATGACTGCGCGCGAGAATGACGCTGAGCCGGATCGCACCGAGAGGGCGCGGCGGCCGTGGCACCGCATGAAGATCGCACTCGGGGTCGTGGTCGGAGTCGTCGCGGTCATCGCGGTCGTCGGCTCGGTCACCCCCTGGCCCTCGGCCATGCTCATCCGCGCCGTGTTCACGAAGGGCGGCGATGAGACGGCCGCCGAGATGGACCGCCACCTGCCCGAAACGACGCTCACCGAGAAGCTCGACGTCGCGTACGGCGATGCCGGAGCCGACACCACGATGGACGTCTTCGCACCGGCATCCGCCACCGGCCCGCTGCCCACGATCGTGTGGATCCATGGCGGCGCGTGGATCTCGGGGGCGAAGGAGAACGTCGACCCCTACCTGCGCATCCTCGCCGCCGAGGGCTACACGACGATCGGCGTCAACTACACGATCGGCCCCGAGGGCGTGTATCCGCTGGCCGTGAACCAGCTCAACGAGGCCCTCGCCTACATCGACGCGCACGCCGACGAGCTCGGAGTGGATGCCGCGCAGATCGTGCTCGCGGGTGATTCCGCCGGCGCCCAGCTCGCCAGCCAGATGGCGACCCTCATCACGAGCTCGGACTACGCCGAGATCATGGACATCACGCCCGCGATCTCCGCCGACCAGCTCGTGGCGACCGTGCTGAACTGCGGCGTGTACGACCTCGCGGCCCTCGCCCGCCTCGACGGCATCGCGGGCTGGGGATTCAAGTCGGCGATGTGGGCATACTCGGGCACCAAGACCTGGGCGGAGGACTCGACCGGAGCGACCATGTCGACCGTCGACTGGGTCACCGCCGACTTCCCCACGACCTACATCTCAGGCGGCAACGGCGACGGGCTGACCTGGCTGCAGTCGATCCCGATGGCCCAGCGGCTCGACGAGCTCGGCGTCGACGTGACCACACAGTTCTGGCCCGCGCCGCACGAGCCCGCCCTGCCGCACGAGTACCAGTTCCACCTCGACATGCCCGATGCGCAGACCGCCCTGCAGAAGACCATCGACTTCCTGAACACCCACACCCCGCGCTGACCCCTGGTGGTGCCGCGGTGCGATCTGGGCCGCGGTGCCGCTGGGCCGACTGAGCGAACAGCGGCGGAGCGAACAGCGGTGGAGCGAACAGGATGCATGGAGGAAGCCCGGATGCCGGGCGAACCTGCCGCATCCTCCCTGCATCCGGCACTTCTCCCTGCACGGTGAACCAACACGGGCGCACCGCGCACCGGCACCGGCACCGGCACCGGCACCGGGGAGCGTGACCGAAGGTAGGTGAAGTCGCGGGCGTAGGACGAAATCGCGCGAATCGGCCTACACTCGCGACTTCGCCTACGTCAACACCAGGCGCCTACCCTCAACACCAGGCCGACCCCGGGGGGGCTACTTCATCGTGTCGAGGATGCCGACCAGGTCGTCGAACGTCGTCAGTGGATTGAGGATGGCGAAGCGCGTGTTGGGGCGTCCGGCGTGCGAGCTGGGAACCACGAACGCACGCTGCGAGTCGAGCAACGCGGCGGACCACCGGTCGTAGTCGGCGCGTTCCCACCCATCCCGCTCGAACACCACGACCGACAGCTCGGGGTCGCGCACCAGGCGGAGCTCCGGCCGGCGCGCGATCTCGTCGGCGATGCGCGCCGTGAGGGCGAGCGTCGCACTGACGGCATCCCGATACGCCTGCACTCCGTAGGTCGCGACCGAGAACCACATCGGCAGTCCGCGCGGGCGCCGCGTGAGCTGGATCGAGTAGTCCGACGGGCTGAAGTCGTCGCCGTCCGTGAGGGTGTCGAGGTACTCGGCGTGCTGCGTGTGCGCCCGCCGCCCGCTGTCGGGGTCTCGGTAGATCAGGGCGCAGCAGTCGAACGGCGCGAACAGCCACTTGTGCGGATCGACGATCACCGAGTCGGCGCGCTCGACACCGGCGAAGATGTGCCGCGCCTCGGGGGCCAGCATCGCGGTGAGTCCGTAGGCGCCGTCGATGTGCAGCCAGAAGTCGAAGTCGTCCTTGAGGGCGGCGATCCCCGCGATGTCGTCGACGATGCCGAAGTTCGTCGATCCGCCGGTCGCCACGACCGCGCAGATCTCGTCGCCGTGCGCGGCGAGGGCCTCGCGCACGGCCTCGGCGCGCAGCCTCCCGTCGTCGCCCGCGGGAACCAGGAGCACATCGGCATCCATCACCTTCGCGGCGGACTTGTTCGACGAATGCGCCTCGACGCTGCAGACGATCTTCCACCGCCGCGGCAGCTCCTTGCCCTGCGCGAGAAGGCGTTCCTTCGCTGATTCGCGCGCCGCGACCAGTGCCGAGAGGTTGCCGATCGTGCCGCCCTGCACGAACACCCCTCCCGCGGTCTCGGGCAGGCCGAACTCGCGGGCGAGCCACGCCAGCACCTCGTTCTCGGCGTGCACGGCGCCGGCGCCCTCCAGCCAGCTGCCTCCGTAGAGCCCGGATGCCGACACCACGAGGTCGAACGCGATCGCCGCCATGGTCGGGGCTGTCGGGATGAACGACAGGTACAGCGGATGACTCGTGGTCAGGCAGGCGGGGGCCAGGATGTGCTCGAACACGCTCAGCGCACGCGGGGCGCCGAGCCCGGCGTCGGTGATCGTCGGACCGACGAGCCTGTTCAACTCGGCCTCGCTCTGCGGCTTGTCGAGCGGCACGTCTGCCGCCAGCATCCGCCGGCGGGAGTAGTCGAGGACGGCATCGATGATCGCGGTCGATTCGGGCGAGGCCGCGTGCATGCGCACAGCATCCATGGGCGTTCCTTACTTGTCGAGGGAGGTCGTATTGGGAAGAGAGCCGTCGAGCACGGCCGAGAGCGCGCGTCGGGCGAGATCGGCACGGTCGCGCGGCGCCCACTTCACCAGCGAGTGGGCGTTCATGCCGTCGACCATCGCCAGCAGCAGCCAGGCCGCGGTGTCGGCGCGCCCCGCAGCGATCTGACCGGATGCCGCGGCACGGGCGAAGACCTGCTCCAAGGCGCTCTGCCAGCCGTCCATCTCCTGACGCACGCGCTGGGCGAGTGCGGCGTTGCGGGTGCCGAGTGCCCACGCCTGCACCCAGATGAGTGTGACGTCGTCACGCGCTGTGTCGAGCAGTGTGTCGATGAGTCCGAGCAGGTTGCCGCGCACATCGTCGGAGTCGTCGAGTGCGGCGATCACCTCGTCGCGCTCGGCGGCCACGATCACTCCGAACACCTCGGCGACGAACGAGTCCATACCCGGCCGGTAGTGCGCCACCAGGGCCGGCGTGACGCCGACGCGCGCGGCGACCGCGCGCACGCTCAGGCTCTCGAGCCCACTCTCGCGGGCGTGCGCGATCGCCCCCCGCAGGATCGAGCGATCGCGCTCCTCGGGCGACATACGCCGGGGAGTCGTACCTGTTGACGTGGTCTTCATCAAGGGCTACCGTAACAGCTGTTGATCACATGTTCAATAGAGTCCACTCGGCAGCGAGGAGATCCCCATGAGCTGGCGCATGCCCGCGGAGACCGCACGTCACGACCGCACCTGGATGGCGTTCCCCGCCGAGGGCGAGACCCTCGGCGCGAGCGACGCCGAGCGCGAGGAGGGCTACGCCACCTGGACGGCCGTCGCGCACGCGGTCGCGGAGTTCGAACCGGTGAGCATGCTCGTCGATCCGAGCGAACTGGCCCGCGCGCGGCGCATGCTGAGCGGGAGCATCGAGATCATCGAAGCCCCGGTCGACGAGTTCTGGATGCGCGACGCCGGACCGACGTTCGTGGTCGATGCCGAGCGCCCCGGCGTGCTCGGCGCGGTCGATTGGATCTTCAACGGCTGGGGTGCTCCCGACTGGGCGGAGTGGCGCAAGGCCGCCCAGCACGCCCGCATCATCGCCGATGTGGTCGGTGCCGAACTCGTGAGCTCGACGCTCGTGAACGAGGGTGGCGGCATCCACGTCGACGGCGAGGGGACCGTGCTGCTCACCGAGACCGTGCAGCTCGATCCGCGCCGTAACCCCTACGCCGATCGCCAGCGCGTCGAGGCCGAGATGGCACGCACGATCGGCGCGACCACCGCCGTCTGGCTCCCCCGCGGACTCACCCGCGACTACGACGACTTCGGCACGAACGGCCACGTCGACATCGTCGCCACGATCGTCTCGCCCGGGCGGCTGCTGCTCCACGACCAGCAGAACCCCGACCACCCCGACCACCTCGTGACCCGCGAACTGCGCGAGCACCTCTCCCGGCAGACGGATGCCGCGGGCCGCCGCTTCGAGATCATCGACCTGCCCGCCCCGGCCACGCTGCGCGACGACGAGGGACCGGTCGACTGGAGCTATGTCAACCATCTCGTCACGAACGACGGCGTGGTGGCGTGCGGGTTCGGTGACGAGCGGGCGGATGCCGCGGCGCGCGAGATCCTGTCGGACGCGTACCCCGGCCGGCGCGTGGTCACCGTCGATGCGCGCCCGCTGTTCGACCGCGGCGGCGGCATCCACTGCATCACGCAGCAGCAGCCGGCACTCGACGGAACGCGCTGATGTTCGACGTCGTCGAGGCGTCGATCGCCGAACTGCGGCGGGCACTCGATGCCGGCAGCGTCACCGCGGCCGACCTGGTCGACGCCTATCTCGCGCGCATCGACGCCTACGACGGGCCTGAGACCGCGACGGCGCTGAACGCGGTCGTGGTGCGCAACCCCGACGCGCGCGCCGAGGCCGCCGCCTCCGACGAGCGACGCGCGCGCGGCGAGACCCACGGCCCTCTCGACGGCATCCCGTACACGGCCAAGGACAGCTATCTGGTGCGGGGCCTCACCGCGGCGGCCGGCAGCCCCGCGTTCGCCGGGCTCGTCGCCCAGCGCGACGCCTTCACGATCGCCCGGCTGCGGGCGGGCGGTGCGATCTGCCTCGGCCTGACGAACATGCCCCCGATGGCGAACGGCGGGATGCAGCGCGGCGTCTACGGGCGCGCCGAGAGCCCGTACTCGGCGGACTGGCTGACCGCGCCGTTCGCCTCGGGGTCGTCGAACGGCTCCGGCACGGCGACCTCGGCGAGCTTCGGCGCCTTCGGTCTCGGAGAAGAGACCTGGTCGAGCGGCCGCGGCCCCGCGACCAACAACTCGCTGTGCGCCTACACCCCGTCGCGCGGCGTTATCTCGGTGCGCGGCAACTGGCCGCTCGTGCCGACGATGGACGTCGTGGTTCCGCACACCCGCAGCATGGCGGACCTGCTCGAGGTGCTCGACGTGATCGTGGCCGACGACGACGAGACCCGAGGCGACTTCTGGCGCGCCCAGTCGTGGGTGCCGCTGCCCGCCGCCTCGGCCGTGCGCCCGGCCTCGTACGCCGCACTCGCCGCCGACGCCTCGTTCGATGGCATCCGCATCGGCATCCCCCGCATGTACATCAACGCCGATCCGGATGCCGGCAGCGGTGCGGCTCCCGGCATCGGCGGGCCGACCGGACATCCCATCGAGACCCGCGCCTCGATCATCGCGCGCTGGAACGACGCCCGCCGCGATCTCGAAGCAGCCGGCGCGACCGTGGTCGAGGTGGATTTCCCGGTGGTGTCGAACTACGAGGGCGATCGCAGCGGCGCACCGACGATCGCGACCCGCGGAATCGTGACCCCCGCGTACCTGAGGCGCGAGATCGTCGACCTCTCGGCGTGGGGCTGGGAGGACTTCCTGCAGGCGAACGGCGACCCCGCGCTGCGCACGCTCGCCGACGTCGACGGGGCGACGATCTTCCCGCATCCGGACGGCGCCCTCCCCGACCGCTACACGGGGTTCGACGACGACATCGCGGAGTATCCGGACTGGGTGCGTCGAAATCCGGGCACCGGAATCAACGACATGCCCGAACTCGCCGACGGGCTGCGCGGACTCGAGGAGACGCGGCGGCGCGACCTGGAGGCATGGATGGACGAGCTCGGGCTCGACGCCGTCGTGTTCCCCGCGGTCGCCGACGTGGGACCGGCCGACATGGACGTGAACCCGGCGTCCGCCGATCGAGGCTGGCGCAACGGGGTGTGGATCGCGAACGGCAACCTCGCCGTGCGGCATCTCGGCGTCCCGACGGTGACGGTGCCGATGGGCGTGATGCACGACATCGGCATGCCGATCGGACTCACGTTCGCCGGGCGCGCGTACGACGACTCCGCTCTGCTGCGGCTCGCGGCAGCGTTCGAGGCGAGCGGCGCTCCCGGTGCACGGCGCGTGCCCCCGCCGCGCACGCCCCGCCTCTGACAGCTCGGAGTCGCGGGGATACACTCGGCGCATGGACAACGGGTCGATCATGTACGGGCTCTTCGTGATCCCGTTCTGGCTCGGTATTGCGTTCGGGTCCATCGTTCTCGTGTTCCTGGCGGTCGCCGCGGTCAATATCCTGATCCGCGTGACGATCGATGGCTTCCTGGCAGCCCGGCGCGACCGCATCGCACAGGCGAGCGTAGAGACCGGAGCGGAGTCAACAGCCGCACCGACATCCTCGCGGTAAACATTTCACTACTGTGACGCTCGCCACGATGGTGATATATTCACCCCATGAGCACTGAGAACGAGCGCGCACTCGAAGAGGGCATCGTCACCGACCTGTCCGGACGCATGACCTACGGGTCGTACCTGTCGCTCGACCAGTTGCTCACCGCGCAGAATCCGGTCAGCGTGCCCGAGCACCACGACGAACTGCTGTTCATCATCCAGCACCAGACCACCGAGCTCTGGCTCAAGCAGCTGCTGCACGAACTGTCGTCCGCGCGCGAGCTGCTCGCCAGCGACGACCTGCGTGAGGCGCTCAAGCGGATCGCGCGGGTCAAGCGCATCCAGGACGTGATGACGCAGCAGTGGTCGGTGCTCGCGACCCTTACTCCCACCGAGTACGCGCAGTTCCGCGGCGCGCTGGGCAACTCCTCCGGATTCCAGTCGGTGCAGTACCGGGCGGTGGAGTTCGCCCTCGGCAACAAGAACGAACGCATGCTGAGCGTGTTCCGCGATCACCCCGCGAACCTCGCCCTGCTCACCGCCGAGTGGGAGAAGCCCACGGTGTACGACGAGTTCCTGCGCTTCGCCGCCCGTCGTGGGCTGCCCATCCCGGTCGAGATCCTCGAACGCGACGTGCGCGAGCCCTACCGCGAGACGGCGGCGCTCGTGCCCGCGATCCGCGAGATCTATCAGGATCCGAATCGGTACTGGGACCTCTACGAAGCGTGCGAAGACCTGGTGGACCTCGAGGACAACTTCCAGTTCTGGCGCTTCCGGCACCTGAAGACGGTGACGCGCACGATCGGCATGAAGGTCGGGACGGGCGGATCGAGCGGCGCCGGCTTCCTGCAGCGCGCCCTGGAGCTGACGTTCTTCCCCGAGCTGTACACGGTGCGCACGGAGCTCGGCGGCTGATGAACGCCGTGACGTTCTTCGACGGCGAGGAATGGCGCGACGGTGTGATCGACTGCGTCGACGGGCGCCCGGCGCTGCGCGACGAGCGCCCCTCGCCCGAGCTGCCCCGACTCGACGGCGTGATCACGGGCGGCTTCACCGACCACCACGTGCACCTGCAGCTCGTCGATCAC
The sequence above is drawn from the Candidatus Microbacterium colombiense genome and encodes:
- a CDS encoding ECF transporter S component produces the protein MKNISTRLLLTCAAIGVACGIVLLPIFGIFSSAAIAAAPLLYTVLLGFWFFGGVLMQSITHRPGMALLTSVIAGLVIGPFTPYGFSTVLSTATVGLCQELPFLATLYRRWPAWLFYVSNGVIGLAYAFPAQAIFASDTPDTVRFAVYPLAAASAVATTWVARVVAKRLDRTGVTRGLMSPAPQRVRAARVGAGL
- a CDS encoding alpha/beta hydrolase yields the protein MTARENDAEPDRTERARRPWHRMKIALGVVVGVVAVIAVVGSVTPWPSAMLIRAVFTKGGDETAAEMDRHLPETTLTEKLDVAYGDAGADTTMDVFAPASATGPLPTIVWIHGGAWISGAKENVDPYLRILAAEGYTTIGVNYTIGPEGVYPLAVNQLNEALAYIDAHADELGVDAAQIVLAGDSAGAQLASQMATLITSSDYAEIMDITPAISADQLVATVLNCGVYDLAALARLDGIAGWGFKSAMWAYSGTKTWAEDSTGATMSTVDWVTADFPTTYISGGNGDGLTWLQSIPMAQRLDELGVDVTTQFWPAPHEPALPHEYQFHLDMPDAQTALQKTIDFLNTHTPR
- a CDS encoding aminotransferase class V-fold PLP-dependent enzyme; protein product: MDAVRMHAASPESTAIIDAVLDYSRRRMLAADVPLDKPQSEAELNRLVGPTITDAGLGAPRALSVFEHILAPACLTTSHPLYLSFIPTAPTMAAIAFDLVVSASGLYGGSWLEGAGAVHAENEVLAWLAREFGLPETAGGVFVQGGTIGNLSALVAARESAKERLLAQGKELPRRWKIVCSVEAHSSNKSAAKVMDADVLLVPAGDDGRLRAEAVREALAAHGDEICAVVATGGSTNFGIVDDIAGIAALKDDFDFWLHIDGAYGLTAMLAPEARHIFAGVERADSVIVDPHKWLFAPFDCCALIYRDPDSGRRAHTQHAEYLDTLTDGDDFSPSDYSIQLTRRPRGLPMWFSVATYGVQAYRDAVSATLALTARIADEIARRPELRLVRDPELSVVVFERDGWERADYDRWSAALLDSQRAFVVPSSHAGRPNTRFAILNPLTTFDDLVGILDTMK
- a CDS encoding TetR family transcriptional regulator C-terminal domain-containing protein, whose protein sequence is MKTTSTGTTPRRMSPEERDRSILRGAIAHARESGLESLSVRAVAARVGVTPALVAHYRPGMDSFVAEVFGVIVAAERDEVIAALDDSDDVRGNLLGLIDTLLDTARDDVTLIWVQAWALGTRNAALAQRVRQEMDGWQSALEQVFARAAASGQIAAGRADTAAWLLLAMVDGMNAHSLVKWAPRDRADLARRALSAVLDGSLPNTTSLDK
- a CDS encoding agmatine deiminase family protein encodes the protein MSWRMPAETARHDRTWMAFPAEGETLGASDAEREEGYATWTAVAHAVAEFEPVSMLVDPSELARARRMLSGSIEIIEAPVDEFWMRDAGPTFVVDAERPGVLGAVDWIFNGWGAPDWAEWRKAAQHARIIADVVGAELVSSTLVNEGGGIHVDGEGTVLLTETVQLDPRRNPYADRQRVEAEMARTIGATTAVWLPRGLTRDYDDFGTNGHVDIVATIVSPGRLLLHDQQNPDHPDHLVTRELREHLSRQTDAAGRRFEIIDLPAPATLRDDEGPVDWSYVNHLVTNDGVVACGFGDERADAAAREILSDAYPGRRVVTVDARPLFDRGGGIHCITQQQPALDGTR
- a CDS encoding amidase, which codes for MFDVVEASIAELRRALDAGSVTAADLVDAYLARIDAYDGPETATALNAVVVRNPDARAEAAASDERRARGETHGPLDGIPYTAKDSYLVRGLTAAAGSPAFAGLVAQRDAFTIARLRAGGAICLGLTNMPPMANGGMQRGVYGRAESPYSADWLTAPFASGSSNGSGTATSASFGAFGLGEETWSSGRGPATNNSLCAYTPSRGVISVRGNWPLVPTMDVVVPHTRSMADLLEVLDVIVADDDETRGDFWRAQSWVPLPAASAVRPASYAALAADASFDGIRIGIPRMYINADPDAGSGAAPGIGGPTGHPIETRASIIARWNDARRDLEAAGATVVEVDFPVVSNYEGDRSGAPTIATRGIVTPAYLRREIVDLSAWGWEDFLQANGDPALRTLADVDGATIFPHPDGALPDRYTGFDDDIAEYPDWVRRNPGTGINDMPELADGLRGLEETRRRDLEAWMDELGLDAVVFPAVADVGPADMDVNPASADRGWRNGVWIANGNLAVRHLGVPTVTVPMGVMHDIGMPIGLTFAGRAYDDSALLRLAAAFEASGAPGARRVPPPRTPRL
- a CDS encoding tryptophan 2,3-dioxygenase family protein encodes the protein MSTENERALEEGIVTDLSGRMTYGSYLSLDQLLTAQNPVSVPEHHDELLFIIQHQTTELWLKQLLHELSSARELLASDDLREALKRIARVKRIQDVMTQQWSVLATLTPTEYAQFRGALGNSSGFQSVQYRAVEFALGNKNERMLSVFRDHPANLALLTAEWEKPTVYDEFLRFAARRGLPIPVEILERDVREPYRETAALVPAIREIYQDPNRYWDLYEACEDLVDLEDNFQFWRFRHLKTVTRTIGMKVGTGGSSGAGFLQRALELTFFPELYTVRTELGG